Below is a genomic region from Diabrotica undecimpunctata isolate CICGRU chromosome 7, icDiaUnde3, whole genome shotgun sequence.
CTAATAGCGATTAatgatattttgaaaaacatagaaaaacCTTTAAAAGCACGGATTTATGCTGACGATTTAGtggtatttacaaaaggaaaaaatatagACAGTATGACAAAATGTTTACAAAGCTTTATCCATAAATTGGAAACATGGTCTCTTAACACTGGCTTTGAATTTTCTACTACAAAAACAAGAGTCATGGtttttgcaaaaacggcaaaTGTAAGTACTGCGTCAAATCTTACGTTATACGGAAAACCAATAACAGTAGATCCtcatattaaatttttagatCAGTATACAAATCGTTAATCAGGTCTAAACTCGATTATGGATGCATCGCTTATTGTTCTGCCAGAAAGTCTGTTTTAAAATCTCTAGATACAATTCATAATAATGGGCTAAGGATCGCACTACGAGCATTTAGAAGTACACCTATTGAGAGCATATACGCTGCACTTGGTGAGCCATCCCTTTACCACAGGCGAATGCAACTAACATTAACACATTCATCCTCGGTATTCTGTAATCCAGAAAAACCTATTTATGGTAACACCTTCACAGATAAATATAacgaactttttaattataatgaTAAACTAAGAAAACCATACTATGAAAGAGTTAgaacatattgcaagaaattaaACTTTGATTTTCCTGATATATTCTATTCAAACATCACCGATCCTCATATCCCTTGGTCAATCAATATTCCACAGTGTAATGTATATTTAAGCAAATATAATAAGTCGGAAATACGTCCCTcagaaataaaaactattttgtcAAATATACTCCAAACTTATGAAAATTTCTccaaaatatttacagatgcttcaaaatcTAGCAATAGAGTTGCCGCTTTTGTGATCAATTCAAGTAATTGAATTGAATTTAATTGTAATCTATTTCAACTATCTCCCCACTGTAGCATATACACACCCGAATTATTCACTCTTTATAGAGCAATTAAGTTTATTAATGATACCAATATCGTCAAAGCGGTGATTCTTTCTGATTCTCTGAGTTCGATTACTTCAATTCAAAGAGTATATCCTAAACACCcaattaaaaaaatgattaaatcAGAACTTCACACatgtcaagaaaaaggaagaacaGTTGACTTCATATGGATTCCTTCTCATGTGTGTATCCCCGGAAATAGATTCAAATTTATCAGTTGTGTTAGGTCCAAATAGTTATTCAAAGAACTTAATAGATTATTTAAAAGCTATCGATgtgtttttttgtataaaattgctgactttttttggtactattttgtagaaaaaaaaattttttttgtaaacatgTAATATACCTATTCTTGTAAAATTGTACAGATCTGTCGCTAATAATCATtaggtggatgcgactttgtctttaaataaaaaaaaatccactCTCTAATGCAATGTGAACTATTTTCAATATTACTTAGATCGGGCAAAAATATACAAAACCCCAAATAAAATAAACGTGCCCGCTCATGACATTTTCTGAAattttccaaaattaaaaaaaaagacgttACTAACTTCGGATCAGTCCAGTcggtaatgtttttattttggtgGAGGTTATGGATGAGCCATAAAGTAAAAGTActtgaaaacaatttatttatcaAAGGATAAATTGTCAATTTACACGTAAGCTTCTTCTACGTAAACACTTTCGTGTATTTATTACAAGGATTTGTATACATGTGTACCAGTCAATTGTTAGTACCATTACCAATTGATGTTTTAGTGAAAAATGGCTAGTGGTGATAGGAAAGTTGCTCTTATTACGGGAGTAAATGGACAGGTAAGACAGATATTTTATATAGTCTTATAAATAGTACATAGACAATACTAtgctttttaaaaaatatcactAGGAAAAACCGGGTGGCACATTCGCGTAAAGATTTCATTCAATGCATTGCTTGTTTTAAGGAATTTTGCGTATACAACGTTAGTGTAAACATTTTTGGTTTTGGTgccaataataattataaaatgtgTTCCTTGACATCTTTCTGTCTTCTCTAATTAGTacataattatattttctattattcTTCTATGAACCTTTAATTAATTGATGCTGTATATTTCAGTCATTGTTTTAAATGTAATTACTCATTGTCTATATAGGTGATTCTAGAGTatatatttgagtttttttattatttattcaaaattatcattCTTCATCATTTTTGCAtcaatttttcataaaaaaatttttttcataaaatttttcataaaaaaattgatGCATCCTTCAAAGTATGTTGCATTCAACTTAACAGCAAGCTCCCATTCTTGCTTTCACACTGAAGCAGTACTGAAATCAAGTTTGATGTTGCCTTTTAAGTGATAATATTCAGTTTTAGGTTTGATAAAAATGTGTTCTTTATTATCTTAATGAAACCAGTCACTATGCTCCCAAACATGCAACCTTTTCTTCCTTGTATCCCACAACCCAGATTTTTTTTGAACAAACCTTGTATATCAGTTTCTTGTTAATATATATTGTATTCTTAAGATTTTTATGCCTCATTAGTCTAAAATATACTTGCTATCCATGTCAAGGTAGTTTTGTATGTTGTCAATGTTTGTTTAATCATTCTATCAAATGAAAAAGGTTAAGAACAATAGTTATATTAGGGACATTTTAAGATGTACTTATAGTATAAAATGTTTATCTTAATACTTGCGAAATACAATACATATTTCCATTATGCTAATAACTGCAAAATGGACATTTCTGGTGGGATTtcatgttaatttttaaaaataatgctcAAAACAAGGTTTTATATGGTTCTTTTACCTACTGGTCCGAAAAGATACccaaaatttttgtaatatatattTATGATATTTTCTGTACTTATTTGTTTTTGTCGATATTTGGAGCACCATTTACGATATATTGGAAGTTATATCACTACATACATATATTGCATACATAGGTTAAaactaatcatcatcatcatcttggtgctacagccgtTAGAggcttctcaagctttctacgccattctgttctgtcccttgcttgcattttccagttgccaaCTCCAATCTTCttggcatcttgtgttaccccgtccatctaCAAGATTAAAACTAAGCTTTTGTTAATTTCACTACTACACTTCCACAAGTTTTTTTGCCCTCATCTAAACTTATCAGTAAACAAAGAATAAACTGTTTTTTTGAATGGACCTGTTAAATATACAATATATCTATTTTTAAGGATGGTTCATATTTATCAGAATTCCTTCTAAACAAAGGCTATGAGGTACATGGAATTATAAGGCGAGCCAGTTCCTTTAACACTGGAAGAATAGAACACCTCTATGCCGATCCCTACATCCACAAAGGCGGCCGATTTTTTTTGCATTATGGCGACATGACAGACTCCAGTTGCTTGGTTAAAATCATTGGACAAATCAAACCGACTGAGATTTATAATCTAGCCGCTCAAAGTCACGTTAAAGTTTCATTTGACTTAAGTGAATACACTGCAGAAGTAGATGCTGTTGGAACATTAAGACTGTTGGATGCTATTAGGACTTGCGGTTTGGAAAACTCAACCAAATTCTACCAGGCATCTACTTCTGAGTTGTATGGAAAAGTTGTAGAGATTCCACAGAATGAGAAGACACCTTTCTATCCTAGATCACCTTATGGTAAGTATATAGACTTTACAGTTACTATCattttccaataaaaatgtaCGTGTCTAAGTAACAATTTGTGTTATATGCTAAATAGTGTATGTATATGATTTCTGTAAAGTAACTACTGATTCATTGATAAATAGTATTCATTTGTCAGAAGAGAACTTTTCAGATCACCCTCATACTCTGTTTGCCTGATATAAATGTTTGAATATCCTTTTagtgtttgtttatttattcCTAGATTTTTAGCTAACTCATAATGAAAATTGCATAAATTATTGATCCACCTTgcataaatccaaactgattttCTGATATTTCCGTTTTGTCAAGTGTCTGTCTATCAATTACTGTCTTCTTTTTCATGGTGTAACCTAAGTAGTTTTATGGTCTTTTAGCTTGTATGCTGATTAATGTTTCTTGAGTTTTCGTACACTAAGATAATGCTCCTCTATTCATTTGGCATTTGTCCCACTTTCATAATTCATTTAGACAAAGCTGTGAGTCAACTTTTTTCTGTCTTTCCTAACGCAGTCTTACTTTCCTAGGGACGTCATCTATTCTAATTgttttacctttctttatttttcgAAAGCAAATTAAGCAAATTTCTTGTATGTTTTGGCTATCACTGCTGTTACTTCCTTTGTTAGTTCATCTCTTTTTTTAAATTGTCTAGAGTATTTTTTATTtcgctttttaacatttttttgttttaatattcctCAGGTTTTTATTAATAACATATTAACATCAATTTCCAGCCGCAGCAAAGTTGTATGCCTATTGGATAGTCATAAACTACAGGGAGGCTTACAATATGTTCGCCTGTAATGGTATATTATTTAACCATGAAAGTCCCAgaagaggagaaacatttgtaaCTAGGAAAATTACGAGGGAAGTCGCAAAAATTCATTTGGGACTATCTGAGTGTATAGAATTGGGAAACTTGGATTCAAAAAGAGATTGGGGGCATGCTAGGGATTATGTAGAGGTGAGTTTTTGCAAAAATTCGTTTCCATTCAAAAAATGGGGTAGTTCTCATTAATAGATGAATTTTGATATATAAATATGAAGCCCTAAAAAAACTGAAGCAAATACTTCTTGTTTAACAAAATTCAGAAAGGAAAATTACACTATAGAATATAAATTCTACATTTTTCAAGGACTTGCTGATTTTTTGGCTTTGTAAAGAGTGGATTATGACCTACGACAATTGTTTTGTGTTTAATCTGTTCATCATCAAAATTTTTACAGGCGATGTGGTTAATGATGCAACAAGAATCGCCAGAAGACTTCGTAATAGCGTCCGGGGAAACACATAGCGTTAGAGAATTTGTAGAAGCTGCATTTAGACACGTAGGTAACGAAATTGTGTGGGAGGGTACAGGAATAGATGAGGTGGGCAAAGATAAAGAGACTGGTAAAGTTAGGAttaaaatcaattccaaatacTTCAGACCTACAGAAGTGGTGAGTACTTGATatctattatattaaataaataaaagaaaatgagcATTAGAATTAAAGTTAAACTGAATATCAAAGTATTTTCGTATATTTACCATAATTTTTCACCCTGAATTCCTATCCAATACTAAGAAAACCAATTTTTCTATTCCAAATTCTTTACCCTCTATTTCTGCTCCCTTACTTCTATATGTATTTTTAGGATAGAAAAGTCGTTAGAAATTGGTTTCTCTTTTTTATCTGCTTATGGTACATACTCTATATTACTTGGTGAGACTAAATATCAATTCAAGTAATGAGTCTGTTGGAAATGAATAAACAATTTAAGAAGTAAgggcttcatcatcatcatcattggtgctacagccctataaaggagcctcgaccttcccaagtctattacgccagtcagttctatccattgtcaactgttgccagtttgctgcgcctatttgtctaccatcttcatctacaccatccctccatccgagttttggtctacccctacttctacttcccacaggttgtgacataaggattcttctaggagggttgttctgctgtgatcttgacagatgtcctgcccatcttcgGGCTGAAGAAGTAAGGGCTTCGGTTAGCAAAAATCCATTGTTATCAGTCAATCATTAAATATCAAAAAATCGACATAGTGGTTGATTTTGAAGAAAGATTCACACCTAAGAGTCTATGAAATCCAGTTGATCAAGAACTGAAGGATTCTGAGGAGATTCTGAAGGAAGGAATTCTTAATCGACTAAGATTTTCAAATGGAATTCTACAGAGATTCACTAACTGTTTAGCTACGAAACTAACACACGCTACGTACACGTCAACAAACAGAATTATCGCTATTGTTCAGAAACGAATGTAAAACAGAAACATTCGCGACCAATTTATAACCTAAAGGTCATAGTCTGTATGTGCCCTGAGCCCCGAAATGTCCCTTAAAGACATGATCGGTCCGTATTTCCATGAAGATCAACTCGGGCGAACATGCATTGTGAATAATGAACGTTATTGTGAAACGCTAAGAGGCTTTTTGGATCAATAGGTACAAGAACATAATTCCAGCAAAAAGCGAACATTTGCCACATTTTTAACTGTGGTAAAcaaattatttacaaacaaaCTGATTTCTCGTGTAGTTACCATTAACTGGCCTCTCAGCCGTCCTGATTTCTGTTCTCTTGACTATTTTCAGTGGAAATACGTGAAAAGCAAGGTATACAAAAATAAATCGTCGAATCTGAAGCAACTGAAATATACTGATATATCAGCCCATGTAGAAACGAAATAAAGGAGTTTAAGTGGCAGTGCGATGGCCGttacaat
It encodes:
- the Gmd gene encoding GDP-mannose 4,6 dehydratase — translated: MASGDRKVALITGVNGQDGSYLSEFLLNKGYEVHGIIRRASSFNTGRIEHLYADPYIHKGGRFFLHYGDMTDSSCLVKIIGQIKPTEIYNLAAQSHVKVSFDLSEYTAEVDAVGTLRLLDAIRTCGLENSTKFYQASTSELYGKVVEIPQNEKTPFYPRSPYAAAKLYAYWIVINYREAYNMFACNGILFNHESPRRGETFVTRKITREVAKIHLGLSECIELGNLDSKRDWGHARDYVEAMWLMMQQESPEDFVIASGETHSVREFVEAAFRHVGNEIVWEGTGIDEVGKDKETGKVRIKINSKYFRPTEVDLLLGDASKAKAKFNWAPKVTFLELVKDMMDSDLDLMRKNPMA